TCGCGGCGAGGTACCGGCCGTAGTGGCGTACCGGGACGGCCCTGATCGGCTCGGGCCCGTCGGCCGGGGCCGGCGGGGTCTTTGCCGGCCCGGGGGTGTCGATGTCAGTCACTGGTGATGCCTTTCAGCGCCGGGTTCCCGTCAGACCCCGCCGTTGATCTTGGCCTCGGTGACCGCGCCCGCGTCCACGCCCCACTTGGTGATGACCTTCTGGTACTCGCCGTTCTTGATGATCGCGTCCAGCGCCGCCTGAATGGCCTTGGTGAGCTCGTCGTTGCCCTTGGCGACGGCGATGCCGTACGGGGCCGCCTCGACCTGCTCGCCGACGAGCTGGAAGTCGTTGCCGCCGCCGGAGGTCTTGACCGCGTAGGCGGCGACCGGGAAGTCGGAGGAGCCGGCGTCGGCGCCGCCGGCGCGCAGCCGGGTCTGGGCCTCCAGGTCGTTGTCGAACGCCTCGATGGAGATCTTGCCCTTGCTGCCGCACTTGGCGCTCTCGGCCTTGGCGAGGTCGTGGGAGACCGTGCCGCGCTGCACGACCATCTTCTTGCCGCAGAGGTCGGCCCAGGTGGCGATGCCCTTGTCGTCGCCCTTCTTGGTGTAGATGGAGACGCCGGCGGTGAAGTAGTCGATGAAGTCGACGCCTTCGCCGACCTTCTTCTTCGTCTCGGGGTCGACACCGTCCTGGCGGTTCTTGGTGTCGGTCATGGCCGACATGGCCAGGTCGTAGCGGTCCGAGCGCAGGCCCGTGAGCAGGGTGTCGAAGGTGCCGTTCTCGAAGACGAACTTCACCCCGAGCTGCTTGCCCAGGGCGTCGCCCAGGTCGGGGTCGATGCCGATGGTCTTGCCGTCCTTGCCCTTGAACTCGACCGGCGGGTAGGCGATGTCGGAACCGACCTTGATCTCGCCCTTGTCGCGGATCGCCTGGGGAAGGAGGTCGGCGAGCGGGGCGGACGCGGTGGTGGCGGACGCGGAGGTCTCCGCTTCCGCCGACTTGGCGGTGTCGGTCTGGTCGCCGCAGCCGGTCAGGATCAGCGCGCCGGCGACCGCGAGGGAGCTCACCGCTGCCAGACGGGACATGGCGGGCGTACAGCGGATGGTGCGAGCGGTCATGGTCGGAGTCCTCCGGCGGTGAGGGAGCGTCAAAAAAAGGGGTGCGCACGAACGCGTCTTCGAGTCCCGACACCCCGAGCGATTAGGGCATCTTGCCATCCGGAATAGCCCATTCAGGGGTCCAGCCATGTCAAAATCGGGTAACGGGCGACCCCCGAATCCCCACAGGCCGGGACAGTGAGCCCGGACCATCTGTGGGAATTTCACCTCTCGACCGGAGAATCTCCGGGACGGCCGGATCGACCCGACGACTCGTGTGCCGTACAACGGAATTGCCGTCGCCGGCCTGTGCCGGGCGGACTTGTCACGCCATTCGCCCATGAGTCGTGTCACCCGGTCGAAAGAGACTCGTCCGTGGCGGGCTCGGTCCGGTAAGAAAGACCTTTACACCCCTCATCCGGGGACCAGGACGCGTGTGCGGCGCGTCCGCGCGTGCGAACCCTCCCCGCCGAGGCGGTCCAACCGCCGGCGCGGGGACGTACGCGGTGCCCACCCACCCCTCCTCACCAGGAGCGGCAACCCTCAGACGAAGAAGACTTAAGGGGTCAGACAGCATGGCAGCGGAGATCGTCAATCCTCTCAATCACAGCACCACCGGCAGCCGGGCCGCAGAATCGAACGTGGCCGACGAGCCCTTCGATCCGGCCTTCGCGCTCCACCGCGGCGGGAAGATGGCCGTGCAGGCCACCGTTCCGATCCGCGACAAGGACGACCTGTCCCTCGCCTACACGCCGGGCGTCGCCAAGGTGTGCAGCGCCATCGCGGAGAACCCGGAGCTCGTCCACGACTACACCTGGAAGTCGCAGGTCGTGGCCGTCGTCACGGACGGCACCGCCGTCCTCGGCCTCGGGGACATCGGCCCCGAGGCGTCCCTCCCGGTGATGGAGGGCAAGGCCATTCTCTTCAAGCAGTTCGGCGGAGTGGACGCGGTGCCGATCGCGCTCGCCACCACCGACGCGGACGAGATCGTGGAGACCGTCGTCCGGCTCGCGCCCTCCTTCGGCGGGATCAACCTGGAGGACATCTCGGCGCCCCGCTGCTTCGAAATCGAGCGCAAGCTCCAGGAGCGGCTGGACATCCCGGTCTTCCACGACGACCAGCACGGCACCGCCGTGGTGACGCTGGCGGCCCTGCGCAACGCGGCGAAGCTGTCCGGCCGGACCCTGGGCGACCTGCGCGGGGTCATCTCGGGTGCGGGCGCGGCCGGTGTCGCCATCGCGAAGTTCCTGCTGGAGGCGGGCATCGGCGACATCGCCGTCGCCGACCGCAAGGGCATCGTCAGCCGGGACCGCGAGGACCTCACCGACGTCAAGCGGGAGCTGGCCGGCATCACCAACAAGGCGGGTGTCTCCGGCCCGTTGGAGGCCGCGCTGGCCGGCGCGGACCTCTTCATCGGCGTCTCCGGCGGTACGGTCCCCGAGCCGGCCGTCGCCTCGATGGCCCCGGGCGCGTACGTCTTCGCCATGGCCAACCCGAACCCCGAGGTGCACCCCGACATCGCGCACAAGTACGCGTCGGTCGTGGCCACCGGGCGCTCCGACTACCCGAACCAGATCAACAACGTGCTGGCGTTCCCCGGCATCTTCGCGGGCGCGCTCCAGGTCCGGGCGTCCCGGATCACCGAGGGCATGAAGATCGCCGCGGCGAACGCGCTGGCCGACGTGGTCGGCGACGAGTTGGCCGCGGACTACGTCATCCCGTCGCCGTTCGACGAGAGGGTCGCCCCGGCGGTGACGGCCGCGGTCGCCGCCGCCGCACGGGCCGAGGGCGTCGCCCGGCGCTGACGCCCGCGCCGGGCACCCCCACCGGTACGGAGAACGCACGCGCACCGGCACCCTCGGGTGCCGGAAACCCCGCTCCCCGCCATGCGCAGGAGCGGGGTTCGTGCGTCCGGGGCCGTAGGCCGTGTCCGGCAGTTCCCTCCGGGCGGGCGTGGTCCGGCACGGCCTACGGCCGAACTCAGTGGCTGCGGCGGGTGACGAACTCCGCCAGGGAGAGCAGGTCCCCGGCCGCCGCGAGGTCGGGCACCGCGCGGGAGAGGTGGTGGACCGCCCGGGCCATCCGGTCGGCCGCCGTGACCTGGGCCCAGTCGCGTCCGCCGGCCCGCTCCACGGCGTCGGCGGCCCTGCGCACGTCGTCCGGCGCGCCGAGCGGGCCTTCGTAGAGCGCGGCGAGGTCGGCGGCGGCCGGGGTGCCCGAGGTGAGCGCGGCCACCACGGGCAGGGACTTCTTGTGTGCGGTGAGGTCGGCGCCGACCGGTTTTCCGGTACGTGCCGGATCGCCCCAGATGCCGATCAGGTCGTCGATGAGCTGGAAGGAGAGTCCGGCCTCCCGGCCGAAGCCGTCCATCGCGCCCACCGACCGGTCCGAGGCGCCGGCGTAGAGGGCGCCCACGGCGCAGGCACAGCCGAGCAGCGCGCCGGTCTTGGCCATGGCCATGGTGAGGCACTCGTCGAGGCTGACGTCCCGGGGGCCGCGTTCCTCGAAGGCGCAGTCGGCCTGCTGGCCGGCGCAGAGCTCGATGACGCAGGAGGTGATCCTCGCCGAGGCTTGGGCCGAGGCGGGGTGGTCGTCGTCGGCGAGGAGCCGCAGGGCGAGCGCCAGCATGGCGTCGCCGGTGATGACGGCGTCCGGGACGCCGAAGACCGCCCAGGCGGTGGGCCGGTGGCGGCGGGTGGCGTCCTCGTCGATGACGTCGTCGTGGAGCAGGGTGAAGTTGTGCACGAGTTCGACGGCCACGGCGGCGCGCAGCGCTTTCTCCGGGTCGCCGCCCAGCGCGCGGGCCGCCGCCAGCACCAGGGCGGGTCTGATGGCCTTGCCGGCCGGGCCCGGGGCGGGATTCCCCTCGGCGTCCGCCCAGCCGAAGTGGTACGTCGCCACCCGGCGCATCCCGCCGGGCAGCGACGCCACCGCGGCGCGCAGATGCGGGTCGACGAGAGCCCGGGTCCGCTCCAGGAGCGCCGCGGCCTCGTGGCCCTCGGTCGCGGCGTCCGTACTCGTCATGGTCACGGTCACTCCCTCTGTCGCCGGTGAGCCCCCGGTCCGGTTCGTCGCGGGCCGGGGGCACGGGTCGTACGGGCGGTGCGGTGGTACGGCGGTGATACGGGGCACCCGTCGGGCGCGCACGGGCGACCGGCGGGCGCACGGGCGCCGGACGGGCGACGGGCCCGGAGGCCGGGCACGGGCGCCGGGGGTCGGGCGGGCGCGGGCGCCGGGGGTCGGGCACCCAGCCGGCGCCCGCTCCCGTGCCCGGCCCCCGTGCCCCCGCCCCGGACCCGTCGCCCGCCCGTGGGTCACCCCGTGAGGTCGCTGCGCGCCCCGCGGGCCGGCCCTCAGTGCCAGCGGCTGACCTCGACGTTCTCCAGGATCCCGAGGGCGTCGGGAACCAGGACGGCCGCGGAGTAGTAGGCCGTGACCAGGTACGAGATGATCGCCTGCTCGTCGATGCCCATGAAACGGACGGAGAGGCTCGGCTCGATCTCGTCCGGGATGCCGGTCTGCTGGAGGCCGATGACGCCCTGCTCGGACTCGCCGGTCCTCATGCAGATGATCGAGGTGGTGCGGGCCTCGGTGATCGGGATCTTGTTCGACGGGAAGATCGGCACCCCGCGCCAGGCCGGTACGTGCTGTCCGCCGACGTCCACGCTCTCCGGGACCAGTCCGAGCCGGTTGCACTCGCGGCCGAAGGCGGCGATGGCGCGGGGGTGGGCGAGGAAGAGCTTCGATCCGCGC
The DNA window shown above is from Streptomyces sp. NBC_00247 and carries:
- a CDS encoding ABC transporter substrate-binding protein, which translates into the protein MTARTIRCTPAMSRLAAVSSLAVAGALILTGCGDQTDTAKSAEAETSASATTASAPLADLLPQAIRDKGEIKVGSDIAYPPVEFKGKDGKTIGIDPDLGDALGKQLGVKFVFENGTFDTLLTGLRSDRYDLAMSAMTDTKNRQDGVDPETKKKVGEGVDFIDYFTAGVSIYTKKGDDKGIATWADLCGKKMVVQRGTVSHDLAKAESAKCGSKGKISIEAFDNDLEAQTRLRAGGADAGSSDFPVAAYAVKTSGGGNDFQLVGEQVEAAPYGIAVAKGNDELTKAIQAALDAIIKNGEYQKVITKWGVDAGAVTEAKINGGV
- a CDS encoding NAD(P)-dependent malic enzyme, with protein sequence MAAEIVNPLNHSTTGSRAAESNVADEPFDPAFALHRGGKMAVQATVPIRDKDDLSLAYTPGVAKVCSAIAENPELVHDYTWKSQVVAVVTDGTAVLGLGDIGPEASLPVMEGKAILFKQFGGVDAVPIALATTDADEIVETVVRLAPSFGGINLEDISAPRCFEIERKLQERLDIPVFHDDQHGTAVVTLAALRNAAKLSGRTLGDLRGVISGAGAAGVAIAKFLLEAGIGDIAVADRKGIVSRDREDLTDVKRELAGITNKAGVSGPLEAALAGADLFIGVSGGTVPEPAVASMAPGAYVFAMANPNPEVHPDIAHKYASVVATGRSDYPNQINNVLAFPGIFAGALQVRASRITEGMKIAAANALADVVGDELAADYVIPSPFDERVAPAVTAAVAAAARAEGVARR
- a CDS encoding family 2 encapsulin nanocompartment cargo protein polyprenyl transferase, with protein sequence MTSTDAATEGHEAAALLERTRALVDPHLRAAVASLPGGMRRVATYHFGWADAEGNPAPGPAGKAIRPALVLAAARALGGDPEKALRAAVAVELVHNFTLLHDDVIDEDATRRHRPTAWAVFGVPDAVITGDAMLALALRLLADDDHPASAQASARITSCVIELCAGQQADCAFEERGPRDVSLDECLTMAMAKTGALLGCACAVGALYAGASDRSVGAMDGFGREAGLSFQLIDDLIGIWGDPARTGKPVGADLTAHKKSLPVVAALTSGTPAAADLAALYEGPLGAPDDVRRAADAVERAGGRDWAQVTAADRMARAVHHLSRAVPDLAAAGDLLSLAEFVTRRSH